Within the Deltaproteobacteria bacterium genome, the region ACAGATGACCGGCGCGGCGCCCGACCCGGCCGCCGACGACGGCCCCGAGCCGGCCGCACCCAGCGCGCCGTGACCTGCGCGATGGCAGCGCCCGCCGGCAACCGGTCCCGCGCAGCTGCCCTCGTCGCACGGCCCGGCGTCGGGTGGCCGCGGCGCGGGCTGCGCGGCGCCGCGGCGGCCCTGATGTGCAGCGTCGCGCTCGCCGCGGCCGCGCGCCCGGCCTCCGCCGATGCGGGGCCGCTCGGCCGCACCATCGCCGTGTGGCGCATCGACGCGCTCGGCATCGACGCGGAGATCGTCGCGCGCCTCGAGTCGCTGTTTCGCACCGAACTCGAACGGCTCGCCGGCCGCCCGGTGCCGAGCCGGCGCGTGGTCGACCGCGCGCTGGCCGGCCGGCCTCGGCTTCGCGCGTGCGACGGGTCGACCGCGTGCCTGGCTGCGATCGGCCGGCGCGTCGGCGCCGACTGGATCGTCTCTGGCAACGTCGCGCAGCTCGGCGACTCGTACGTCGTCAACCTCAAACTCATCGACGTCGCGACCGCGACCGAGTTGCGCCGGGTCGCCAGCGAACCACTGCGCGGCACCCCCGACGAGTTGATCGAGCGCGTCCGCGTCGCCGCCTACCGCCTGTGCGCGCCCGAGCGACTGTGGGGCGAGATCGCCGT harbors:
- a CDS encoding PEGA domain-containing protein; translation: MAAPAGNRSRAAALVARPGVGWPRRGLRGAAAALMCSVALAAAARPASADAGPLGRTIAVWRIDALGIDAEIVARLESLFRTELERLAGRPVPSRRVVDRALAGRPRLRACDGSTACLAAIGRRVGADWIVSGNVAQLGDSYVVNLKLIDVATATELRRVASEPLRGTPDELIERVRVAAYRLCAPERLWGEIAVLTDLVGAVVEVDGKSVGTTPLPGPIDRVPLGAHTLRVTAPGFTPFQQRVVVRFQKTTRVVVHLVKVGAVAPASGRPPRGAPPPAPADRWVPSPWLYVAAGVTAALLGGYIGYRLAHDEVIDCSAEPTACR